The following nucleotide sequence is from Nocardioides eburneiflavus.
GGTCGAGGTCGACGACGTCGTCGGGGCCCTGCTCACGCTCGACCTCACCCCACCGCTCTAGTCGTCGAGGGACTGCGCAGGTCACGGTCTGCTCACGAAATCGGCGCGGTGGCGCGACTCGCCCCTACACTTCACCGGGGCGCACCGGATCGCCCACGGAGAGCACGGGGAGGGCCGGTGGCAGAGCGCAACGACGAGCAGCTGCGGCTGCGCGCGACCCTGGCCTCGATCGCCCCCGGCACTCCGCTGCGCGACGGGCTCGAGCGGATCCTGCGCGGGCGTACCGGCGCGTTGATCGTGCTCGGCCAGGACAAGACGGTCGAGTCGATCGCGACCGGTGGCTTCACGCTCGACGTCCCGTTCACCGCCACCGGCCTGCGCGAGCTGGCCAAGATGGACGGCGCGATCATCCTCGACAAGGACATCACCCGGGTCCACCGCGCTGCGGTCCACCTGATGCCCGACCACACGATCCCGTCGGAGGAGACCGGCACCCGGCACCGGACGGCGGAGCGGGTGGCCAAGCAGACCGGCCATCCGGTCATCTCGGTGTCGCAGTCGATGCAGATCATCGCGGCCTACGTCGGCGAGATCCGCCACGTCCTCGAGGACTCCGGCAAGATCCTGTCCCGCGCCAACCAGGCGCTCGCGACGCTCGAGCGCTACAAGCTGCGCCTCGACGAGGTCTCCGCCACGCTGTCGGCCCTCGAGATCGAGGACCTCGTCACCGTGCGCGACGTCGCGGTCGTCGCCCAGCGCCTCGAGATGGTCATCCGGATCGCCCGCGAGATCGAGGACTACGTGCTCGAGCTCGGCACCGACGGACGGCTGCTGTCCCTCCAGCTCGAGGAGCTGGTGACCGGGGTCGACGCCGAGCGCGAGCTGGTCGTGCGCGACTACCTCCCCGGCGGCCGTCGCCGCCAGGCCAGCCCGGCCTCCCACCTCGCCGAGCTCGAGGCGCTGTCGCCGACCGAGCTCGTCGACCCGGCCTCGGTGGCCCGCGCGATCGGTCTCGGAGGCGCCGAGCACCTCGACGCAGCCGTGGCACCCCGCGGCTACCGCCTGCTCGCCAAGGTCCCTCGGCTCCCGGCCGCCGTCGTCGACCGCCTCGTCGACCACTTCGGCGGGCTCCAGCAGCTGCTCTCGGCCGGCATCGACGACCTCCAGGCCGTCGAGGGCGTCGGCGAGCTGCGGGCGCGGAGCGTACGCGAGGGTCTGTCCCGCCTCGCCGAGTCGAGCATCACCGAGCGCTACATCTGAGACGCGCAGCCGGCTGCGCGGAACGAGCAGCCGGCGTGGGCGCGGCCAGACCGAGTAGGCCCGCGGCTGAGGTACGAAGCCTCGCAAGGCCGAATCGAGATCTCCCCAGGATGCCGCGGCCATCGAGTCTTCGGCGACCGCGACCGCCGCACATGCGGCGGGCCTGGCCCCCGATCCGTCGATCCGAGGGCCACTACCGCCGCACGTGTGCGGGACGGTCGTACGGGTCGTCGCCGCGCGCCCGTTCGCTACCGACGAGTTGGCGAGTTGGCCAGCTTGTCAAGCCCCGAACCTGCCCCCAAGTCGCCAACTCACGGGTTGGTGGGCCAACTCGTGAGTTGGCGACACGCTCGCTCAGCCAGCGGAGTTGCCGCCGCCGTCCTCACCGGGCGTGTGCGAGGTGTCGCGGTCCTGGTCCTTGCCGCCCTGCTGCTGCGGCTCGGCGGTCTGCGTGACCACCTCGGGCTGACGGGCGACCAGCTCGAACTGCACGTCGGTGCCCTGACCGCCCAGCGCGGCAGCCGAGACGTGGTAGAACCCGACCTTCGCCCAGTCGGTCAGCTTCGAGCACCCCTCGTCGGAGCGCCTCGCGGACCAGGTGACGACGACGGGCGCGTCGACGGCCTGCCGCACCACGACGTCCTGGGCGGGGATCGAGGCCGGGCACTCGCGGCTGCTCCAGATGTAGTCGCTGCCGGACGTGATGGTCACCGTCATGGTCGCCGGCGAGGCCTGCCAGGTGCAGGCCTCGGTGACGACGGTGCGCAGGTTGATCGTGATTGGGATGTCGCC
It contains:
- the disA gene encoding DNA integrity scanning diadenylate cyclase DisA, which codes for MAERNDEQLRLRATLASIAPGTPLRDGLERILRGRTGALIVLGQDKTVESIATGGFTLDVPFTATGLRELAKMDGAIILDKDITRVHRAAVHLMPDHTIPSEETGTRHRTAERVAKQTGHPVISVSQSMQIIAAYVGEIRHVLEDSGKILSRANQALATLERYKLRLDEVSATLSALEIEDLVTVRDVAVVAQRLEMVIRIAREIEDYVLELGTDGRLLSLQLEELVTGVDAERELVVRDYLPGGRRRQASPASHLAELEALSPTELVDPASVARAIGLGGAEHLDAAVAPRGYRLLAKVPRLPAAVVDRLVDHFGGLQQLLSAGIDDLQAVEGVGELRARSVREGLSRLAESSITERYI